The Sabethes cyaneus chromosome 1, idSabCyanKW18_F2, whole genome shotgun sequence DNA segment tttacctgtcgccaggacaggttctcgtctacagcccggatgtcgttggctaagctccgtctccatgaacctctgggtctgcctcttctacgctgtccttgtggattccagtcgagtgctgctctgcaaacctcgttcgctcctttcctcaaggtgtgtccgatccacttccacctacgctcacgaatttctgtggctatcggccgttgatgacaccgacgatggagttcctcattggatatccaattatcaggccaccaggcacgaataatatatcgcaggcaccggttaatgaacacctgcagtttttgcgtatAGAGAGCGATCGGAACAATTTATAGTCACCCAAACTTGCTCAACAGGTAACCTGTCATTGTGTTCTAAGACAGAGGCCTTGAATTGGCGATGAACCGCTACTAAAACGCCGCCGCCCGTTGATTTTCGGCTGTTGTGCGCACTCCGGTCACAACGGAAGATTTCGTAGTTCGGTCCGAAGATTTGTGTTGAAGGAGGTTCGTtcgtcaagccaggtttcggttAAAACGATTATATCGTATGGACTATCGACACACGCTAGGAGATAGTCGTGAACGCTTGCGTTCATTCCGCCTACATTTTGGTAGTACACGTGGTTGTTTTGCTGGCCGTTGCGCGTATTGTTCGGTAACCGGTTGGGTGATGTGCTAGAAACGGGAGACGAATCGACGGGGGGATCTAAATTGGCGGTAGTGCGCTTGTCTGGAAGGGAATTTTGGAAGCTCCTGGACGACTGGTGAGCGCTGGCCGGAAAGGCGCGACTGCAGCGGGGAGGATAGGGACTTCCATGGTGTCACTGTCGGTGTCCTATCGACTCCAAGTATCGGCAATGCATCGTTCGGGTAGTTATTTTCCACGTTGCTAGCGTCCCTGGCTGTGACAACTCCGCAGTTTGGCTCGGAGGCTGAAATACATGGCGGATGGCAGTTTAGGTAAGCGTTTGGAACGGAGACTCGATGACAAGGGATGTCGCTGCAGGCTAAGCTGTAGGAGCCATTGCTACGGATGAAGAGAACATCAGAAAGCGAGGATGGACTATAAATTCAGTACTTGCCTGAGAAAGCAAGTTGGAAACCCTCATCACCGGTACCGAGCACAGAAACGGAACGGCTCTGATGATAGCGACTGATGACATAATCGACGGGACAGCGATGCTCGACTGTGACGGACGGGTTGAGGGTTTCCATTATATTTTTTGGCGTGCGTTCCGTTGATACAGAAATAAATcgttgcacggtgcctaacctcaactttggtttgttgtttttgtgttttgttttgcttcccTTTGTAAccaaattttattgctagtgggtcctctttttgctcctcttttctgttctagtttttctcttctcttgctgctttccttctttctgtcctttttttccaaatttaactctgtttttctcattttctgtgcaatttgttcttattttcatttttcgttctcgttttttttgtttttatatcatttttattcttttctcttctgtctgcttcttttctgtccagtgtgcccttttttgtctcgttttttcccTTTTATGCCCTATTTTCTCTACTATTGAGTCATGATTTTTCTCtcacttttcttatttttcatcagttttttttatctttttctatcATGccgtttgttcagtttttgtctcgtttttccccGAGCTCTTTTTTGTTTATTCCCGAGGAGCAGCAGGCCATGAGAAAAttttaaacaagaaaaaatattttaaaaaatccatatgacagaatattttttttggcttttctttggagtttctCATCATCATTGGATTCAATATTCAAAATGATTATAAATtggtttaaaattggacttgaaactagttGTGAAGTGAACTGTTTTAAGTTGAACTTTGTAgcatttaaaattggacatcaaatttgacttaaaattgaacgaaATTGTAGACAATTGGCTATAATAtggaaattgtatttggaattgaaattaaaacttaAATCAGTGTTACAATTGAGCATGAAGTTAGAATTGAACTTCGACTCGAAATTAAGCCTGGAGCTAAActtgtaatttaatttataacaagacttgaaattggaactatttttacgcaaacgatcttcttatcacaaaaatagtgGCAGAGCTGAATTAAAACGAAAACTACGGACTTCTGGGttaaagaatttattttgtgtttaattaaatttaaaggAGATGGTGGGACACGTACCCTAATGCCAATGGCGAGACCGTAAGAGTCGGtaagatcgtagcactagccccgcaattgttctGTCCCTTAATAGTCCGTCGGGTaaaacagaaaatcgatttCCGAAAGCGGAATATAGTTCCGAAGCaccaaagctttgctttgcgTGGGATCCACAACAGCATAAAAGTCCATACTAGTAAACAAACTTTATTACTGCTTTATAAGCTATATAATTACGATTATTTTTAACTTCAATCATGCAACCAAAACGACCAAAACAGTAGTAGACAATCTCATATCACTATTAAAACTTGCCCGACGACGATCAACCATCATCCTGTTCATACTCCCCACTATCGTCGTTCTCATCATTATTCTTCTTCTCCGACATTGGCACGGTTGAATTATAATGCTCACCCAGTCGGTACATGTGCCGGTGGTAGGTCAGTACCAGCTTGCGCCCGGCATCACCGTCTTCGCCGTGCACCGGTGACGGTCCGCTAGCCTGTATCACTTCGATCGGGCAGCGCAAGCTGCTCGACAGAGCTTTAATCTCGATTTCACCACCCCACGATTTGGTGTAACGCACCTGGAAACAGTATTTGCGGAATTCTTCCTCACTCATGACGTCCTCCGATTCCGGGTTGCTCATGTAGCAGATCAGCTGGTCGCGGTTGTCCTCAATGTAGTCGGCCGCAAGGTGACGCAGGTCAACCGTTTCGTAACCGTTCACACCTATCCTGGTCAGCTGGTGTTTGATCGCATTGTACAGGCAGTCACCGTCGGCTGGCACGGTAAAGCCTACCAGGCCTCGTTTGGCTAGGATTTCTGCGATTTTTTTATCCTCTCGAATGCGGGGAGAATCCGTCTGCTGTGCTTCCTCGGCTTTTATCTGCTCCTCACGCTCCTTATCTTCCTGGGACTTTTTCTCACGCCTTCGCTGGGCTTTCGAGAGTTTGGGTTGTTTTTCATCAGTTGACGGTGCCTCCGCCGGGGACTGTTCGGAATCGCAACTACTTTCGTtgatttttagtgaattcaatcGATTCAGTTCTTCGGCGTGTCGGCTTTCGAGATCCGCTTCCAGCCGGACAATCTCATCTTGCAgttcctttttcttctttttatcaaCCTTGGCTTTTTTAAGGGATTGCACTTTTGCTTGCAGTTCTTTTTTCTCCTTGCGATGGCGAGCAAGTAGGGTTTCCTCGTCTTCGTCGAGAGCGTGCTGCCGGTTTTCTTCGCTCATGGCGGTCTGCAGGTGAAACAAATTAAACGAAAAATAGGTGCCTTTTACGAATATGAATCGGCGCCGAATATAAGAACTTTAATACCTCTTCCAAGCTgaagttattaaatattttgcGAAACGTGCTGATAACAATGGACGCAATGAAAAGACCGATATCCTTTATTTtactattttgttttgttttgcatttttgacAATGGTGACTGACAGCTGGCAGCAGCGGAGTGCAGCCCTGCGGTGTTGTGTCTTTTGGAATGGAAGAAACGCGCAAGAGAGCGCGCAAAAATAAATCAGCTACACACTAAATTTATTCTGACAAAAAGTTATGTTAatatgaaatagaaaaaaatggatttatttTTGACTCAAGAGCAAGCACAACTTTACGAAATTCAGTTTGGCTTTCACGAAAAAGAAGTTTCGTACAGTCGAGATTTGGCTTTATGATCAATGCTTCTTGATGCGAAAACAGGTTAAGTTACGAACACGTGTCATTGATTATTGGGATAAAcaatttttatgctcaaaataaaagttatgttTACGAAAATATATTAAGTAAATTGACCAACACCTTTTACGGGTAAGGCCGTTTGGTAGACGTTATTCGCTGGACCTTCAGAGTCACATACGGAATTGGTTTTGGATTGACAATATATGGAAACTGTCACAACAGAtttattgatattttgatattaattccTCTAACGTCTCATCATttttagctttgaaaaattcatcaaaatggctgtatcttttttattttgcaatattttttcactaaaAATGGGAATTTTCTCGAAAACCTTAGCTATTTTCATAATTTCTAGAGATCGTGGCCATGCGTCACAAGGTCGCGAAGTTACTCCGGTATTCCTTGGGGACCGCAACATGGCAGTTTTGGATCACTTTGTCAAATTATTGAAATCTATTTGTAGCACGAGGATCCATCAGATCGATGAAGAAGCACTCCAAAACTTGTTGGAGGGAAGTTTTGTAGAACGAGTAAAGGAATCGCTGACCTGGGTTTCGAGTTGGGTTTGGCATTTGTTCGAGAGTCGAAGGGAGCCCCGAAaatagttttacattaaattttgtagtagaaacaatgggACTTAAttgtatttattgtaaatgtgtctgaaaatcaaattttattcatattttagtTTCTTATTTTACGCAATAGATTTGGCCATATCTCATCACAAATTTATTGcctttttgattttatttcgtTTATTTCGCCTCAAAAAATTACCATGAAGGGAtcataacttttactgtaaatgaaaatttttattagcgaaaaaatatattttttaattgtTAAAATACTtgacaacccgtcatttttatggtagaatctctcaaaaccataaaagttatggtggacaacaataagtttgatggtttggttatcttttctgacgataaattttattgtttatgatttatggttattttttttcggGAGAGACCTTGTAACCAGCGACCGTATGCAAACCCAAGAATGTCGAGATTGATGCGAGTAGCTTGTGTTTATGATGCGCTCATTGCAACGCACATTGTTTTGGGTTCAGAGATGAAAAATAGGCAAGAAAATAGCTGTCATAGATCAAAGCCGAGGAAGAGCGTTGCAAACTATGGAAAATGGGAAGGTATTAATGGGTGCGCTATTGGAGAGCGCGGAATGTTATCCGTCATCCTGAACGATCCAATAGCCTGAAAGCGAAAGGTCACAAAGGTTGAAGACTGCGAACTAAGATAAAAACAAAGCAGTAGAGCAGCCACAAAGATTGGCTAAAGTAAAGGTTGAAGTGAAGAAACCGTAAAGCGGAAAAAGTAAAGCTGGAAGTAAAGAGGAGGACCGTGCCGGAAATACTGGTCGTTCAGGTAAATAATAAGCCGGAATTGAGCGGAAAAAAGCCTTCAACTGACGCCCTCCTACCATTTTCTATTTTCCCCTTTGTGCTCAGAGGAGCTCAATATATACCTCATATTATTCCGAATAATTGCAATTGAAGATCATCCCGATCCGGTGGCCCGGTCGCTTCAATACTGGCAGCGAATGTGAGAAGGTCCACATCACTCGATCGACGCCCAAGCGCATCCTCCCAACATCCACTAGGGAAAGCGACGTCGGTGTCCGGTAGTTGCAAAGCGGAAGTAGGCGACTGCGGACGGAAAGGGATTCCCGAAGCGAAAATAGAAAGCTAAGCGGTAGGGGATAGACAGTAAGAAAGCGGGAAGAATAGTGTCAACAGAGAAGAATGAAAGGGAATAATCCCTCTAAcgtctacatcattttttgcatcgaaaaattcactaaaatagTCGTATCAAGTTTGGGAAAATTACGCTCCCAGAGTTATTCCgttgttccttgggggaccacCACATAGcattttaagaaaattttgtcaaatttttgaaatctaTTTGAAGCATGTGCATTTTGGTCCCAAATTCTCATAGCGTATTACCACGTATTACCGTATCCAGGAGAGTGAGGAAGCACTTGGAGGGAAGTATTCTAGAGACCGCTGACCTGGGTTTCATCTTTGGTATCTATTCGAGAGTCGGAGGGAGGGACAGGTTTGTGCTCAGAGGAGTGTCGTGTTGTGTGTCGACATGGGGGCGCCAAACCGGGCTGCAAACAGAACAACTTGTTCCATGCCAAGTATCGGCGCTAACTTCGGTGTCGGTCAGAAGGGTGGTGCGTAGCCTACcgtggagtcttgaatttccaGTTGACGTACGAAATAGGCCGGCTCTTGCACGGTTCCTGggtgttgtcgtcgtcgtcgtcagtaacATAGAGCCGAAGTGACTTGTGCTGCTTCAAGCGGTCGCCtttattcaactcgatcttgagccactcgtcgccaatttccgaGAAGTCTCAAAGGTTACATATCACTTTAGACCTAGGccagccatcttgcatgttgagcccTTCTGTTCCTGGCgccggtggggttattgaagagaacctttttcatcgtattgtcgtccggcatccttacgacgtgtccgatcCACCGGAGGCTGCCGACTATCGCTAGATGTACGaatggaatctctccaagcagtgcctatagcatgtgattcatacacctctgccactctccgatttcagtttgtactctgccaaatatcgaGCACCTTTTGCTCGGTAAGGGCTtctatgtcctccgtgagcagcgtcagaGCTTCAACTCCATAAAGAACTAGAGTTTATttataattcccgtcgtagtaagtaaagccattctaattttcatcatttgttggatggatttaaagaatactccaaaagttcttgtgctgatttgactgaaacacacttaccttccgatccgtgaactttgaaataactgaaaagcgattattaaaccaTATTATTGAAACTACGCAACTGACTTATTACTTTTAAATTCGtcttaccgttttaaaatccgtccatcaaaatttttcatcgtccaaactaaaaatcacaacaatgtttacgaagctaacacgcatgtatttgtgtaggacggtatgacaaatgttattgtgcaaaatttctgcaggtcaagcaagttttcctggctgtagaataacgacaatgccttgcgtgagttattttcatttatgaatgacggaaactaaaacgattagtcgacttttttttcttcgtcgcacgaaaaaacgtaggaaatttggctggcaagacttctttaatgataaagagCATTTAAATAGTTCTCAGCTCActtaagggttttgtacattatcagcATCGTACAATggcgcttgaatgcgccgctggatcttatTGCCAGccttgttgtccgcggtcaccagcgatctcaaatGCACTAACTCATCTATCACTTCTAATTTATCGCTGTCTATGGGTACTGTCCGTGGCAGACACACGTTTGTCTGCTTTGAACCCCTttcttttatgtatttggtcgttgaggcatttatttttagcccaatcctcctaagtAGACTTCGCTTTGAgcctggtgtagattgcctccgccaacGCCAAGTTTCTGGTTATGATGTCAAAGTCATCTGCCCAGGTGTTGATTACGCTTGCTAAAAATCATGCCACGTTTCAGTGCCCACTCGTCAGATCATCTCctgagtgatgttgaacagtattCAGGGCAagtcgtcaccttgtctcaactctcTCCGCGTTGCGATGGAACTCGGGCGTGTCGCCGAGAtccttacgaaaccttgtgctatcgggaCAACCGATCATCCGGGAGAATCAGGCAGAATACCGTGAAGGCGGCGTTAACCAGCGTTATGCAGCGATTGTTGAAGCAGTCGAGTCTATTACCGTTTTTTATACATGGAACAAACCATTCTTTCCACCCatttctccggtagcttctcctcctccaaaATCTTGGAAATTCAAAAAACCCTGCCACCGTTTCTGGGCCATGTTTAAAAAGCTCTGCTAATATGCGGTCCTTACCGGCAGCTTTATTGGTGTTCAGCAATCGGATTTCTTTTTGCAGAttaggtgctgggacattattATCATCCATGGGCCCTTCTAGGGTAGCTTGCTCATGAATCTCGATTGTTCTCGTCCAAGGGGGCAGGTTCAGCATTATCTTTTAACGATTGTTTTGTAAGTGCTGGAGCCTCCATCTATGTATCCGAGGAAAGCTCGACCAGACTGGGATCGTATACTTTTATCGTTTGCTTAGATGATTAGTTTGTAGATAGCCAGCTGATTTTCCAGATTCGGCTTGGATATTCTGTCATTTGGATCATCGGATACAAAGACCGGACGAATATgccacattttttttttattattttgctaaCTTGAAGATCAACTGTCTGTCTAGCGTGAGACAGAGGAAAATGATCTACCATCGGAAAACGAATTCTTACATTCTCAGCCGGAACGAGCCTCGGCGATTTTGAAAAGGGGAAAAAGAACTTGGGTTTCAGCCACATTGATTGCAATTCTGCAGTTCATGAAAGAGTTTGTCAAAGCATACAGCCTGCTCTGTAAGCTTGCATTGTGACGGCACGTATGATGCTACTGGCGTATTTCATTGCCGTGTCGCCTGCAAATTGAGACAATGGGAGATAATGGATGCCAGATGTATTTGTATGTTATACAGAATGGACCTCAGGATACTCCCTTGGGGCACACCTACAGGATCGCCTCAACGAGCAACTGGACTGTAACTAATTCCACTGTTTCGCTACTGCTTTCGGACAGCAACGCAACCAAAACACATCTGACTCTCTGTAGCGTCAACAAAATGTGTGAATTTTATTCATTGAAAACCCATAATTCTAGCAACCGATTTGCTACAAAAGCAAATAAAGTGTGGCTCAAGTACTTGAGTTCGACGATTAATGTGCTATCGACACCTAGGGCCTTCATCTTTTTAGATCTCTTCGCATCGCATGACCTATCAACTCGTCCACggtaattttttcttcttcaggtACCAAGCTGTCTCATCGATCAATCTCGGGGACTTCCTCAGCGACAAATTTTCACATACCGTCATCTGGGGCgagatatatttttgttctttagctcagtatacacacaatttaggaactaagttgatttcaaacctgtcaatatatactaaattgttcaattaacaactaccgtagagatggtttagttacaatgaaacctaattttactggaagtgcatgaactttggcacaatctcaccccttctagggggtgacattgtgccaaaaacataaagttaggctaaaaacctaaacagtgaacattagcatgtttataaacaatacacataaatatcaatataaagtagttcacatggggccgtccatgaactaagtggactattaggggcagggggtcggccaaaaacaacgcatcatacaaagagtatgaacgaaaataacccggagaggtctgaaataactaaaaatgagttcttAGTCATTGgatagcctttatatagccagtagcgtttctagggttaacaagggggagatatatgaaggggtgtatcctaagggggcatacctatttgataatttaacaatagtaaccattaccacagagaacagacaattatgttcatataaaatatcacGCAAATGATGTGTAAGCTTTTAAACAAGACgctagcgacatctctcttagGGTGCACCAGTTGCCCGATATTCATGTTGCCAAATTTATTACATATTCTCGTCATAGTCTACATATTCGGAATACTGGCAACTCTTATgttagttactgtagcaactCAGTAACGGTTGTAGCAACGGatcgattttgtttatgttatttgttgaacACGGCTAAACATTGAAAACAGGAACGAAATCGTATTTCAATTTACTGTTATTTTAATAAGGCAAATATGCATCGTATTTAGTGTTTTTCCATATTGTATTGTACCATTTCATCATTACATGCAGCAAAACCCCACCGCGGTGGTATAAGCAGTGGACTATTCTTCTTTGAACCAGAAGTGGACTTTTGAATCTTTGAACACCGAAAAACCTCTACCATTTCATAGAAATTCGCCGGTGGTAGCGCGTTTGCCTTTGATTCATTGATCACGGAGATGGCGGCCGCTAAAATCGTGGCCTGTATGCCAATGGCTCCATCACTTTTCAAATTCGTAATCGAAATCAAGGAATCAAAAGGAAGTAGTCAAATATTGCTATTTTTGATTAATGTTTACCTTTATTTTAAGTGCGATGATTTGGATAAACAATACGTTAGTTGCTGTAGCAACTATTAAATGCTTTGGTGAAAATACAACGTAAGCTTTGATATGCGTTGACAGACATTAACAAGAAAAGCCCATTCTGttagtgatgtgagcgccacgtaacgggagcattaccacttattttcaaaatggtggctgagcttttacacacgtGGCAGgtttaagatgaatgtctgttctctgtgccattacttcgttcgagaacccgcggccgcagaacatgtggcctatcccacccccctctcccctccttaaaactggcagtttatacacggtataatatatatgtcttatattagagtgtttattcaaagtatctgaaattgccagagaaaaagtaaaaattagttcaaattatttagcagacctatgatgctgtttgctgcaaaatggatgatgcaatctaatctgtcaaaatattgtgctcaatagtaaagaatgtgagtgtgctggtgtatactgacgtatttttgttgtgtatgtgaaatccacaaattggatcgatcattgtggcttggcacaatctcacccccgtgaagctcgaaaagtacaaagtctcgaaaaatattattttcgtaatcaaaacttatccaatgcataataacct contains these protein-coding regions:
- the LOC128745173 gene encoding deubiquitinase OTUD6B, coding for MSEENRQHALDEDEETLLARHRKEKKELQAKVQSLKKAKVDKKKKKELQDEIVRLEADLESRHAEELNRLNSLKINESSCDSEQSPAEAPSTDEKQPKLSKAQRRREKKSQEDKEREEQIKAEEAQQTDSPRIREDKKIAEILAKRGLVGFTVPADGDCLYNAIKHQLTRIGVNGYETVDLRHLAADYIEDNRDQLICYMSNPESEDVMSEEEFRKYCFQVRYTKSWGGEIEIKALSSSLRCPIEVIQASGPSPVHGEDGDAGRKLVLTYHRHMYRLGEHYNSTVPMSEKKNNDENDDSGEYEQDDG